In Planctomycetota bacterium, the sequence ACCGGACCTTCTCCGTGCACACGCTCGGGTGCCGGGTCAACCATTACGAATCGGAGCAGATCGCTCAACTCCTGCGACAGCGTGGCCTGCGGCAGGTGGCGAAAGACGGCGACCTGCGCGTCGTGAACTCGTGCGCCGTGACCAACGAAGCGTCGGCCAAGAGCCGAAAGCTTACGCGCAAGCTCGGTCGGGGTATGGGACGTTCGCTGCCGGTGCTCGGCCAGGACGAGCCGGCGGGTGACGTGATCGTCGTCGGCTGCTGGGCAACGGCCGAGCCGGAGCAGGCCGCGACGATCGACGGTGTCGCGGCGGTCGTGACCCATCGCGATTCCGCCGCCGACAAGATCGATCGTGTTCTGGGCACACGTCATCGCGCGACGTATCTGCCGATGCTCGGCACCGAGGGCGCGGACCGGACCCGCGCGTTCCTGAAAATCCAGGACGGCTGCAACGCCCACTGCACCTATTGCATCATCCCGTCCCTCCGCGCGCGGCTCGAGAGCAAGCCGATCGAGGACGTGGTGGACGAGGCACGCAGGCTCGTCGACGCCGGGCACCGGGAAATCGTGCTCACCGGCATCTTCCTTGGCGCGTACGGCCAACCCACCGCGCTGCGTCGCCGACAGGATCGGCCCACCGCCGAAGCACTGGCGGAACTCGTCGAGGCGTTGTGCACGCGGGTGCCCGGTTTGCCGCGGCTGCGGCTTTCTTCGCTCGAACCGGGCGATATGAACGATCGACTCATCGGCGTACTGCTCGACCATCCGCAGCCGGTGCCGCACTTTCACCTGCCGTTGCAGTCCGGTTCGGACCGGTTGCTGCGTCGGATGAACCGGCAGTACGGCCGGGATGATTTTCTCCGGCTCGTCGACCTCGTGCGCGGCCGCTTCGATCGACCGGCGCTCTCCACCGACATCATCACCGGCTTCCCCGGCGAGGCCGACGCCGACTTCGCCGACACGATCGCCGTCGC encodes:
- a CDS encoding MiaB/RimO family radical SAM methylthiotransferase — encoded protein: MPEVFVEKKHRTFSVHTLGCRVNHYESEQIAQLLRQRGLRQVAKDGDLRVVNSCAVTNEASAKSRKLTRKLGRGMGRSLPVLGQDEPAGDVIVVGCWATAEPEQAATIDGVAAVVTHRDSAADKIDRVLGTRHRATYLPMLGTEGADRTRAFLKIQDGCNAHCTYCIIPSLRARLESKPIEDVVDEARRLVDAGHREIVLTGIFLGAYGQPTALRRRQDRPTAEALAELVEALCTRVPGLPRLRLSSLEPGDMNDRLIGVLLDHPQPVPHFHLPLQSGSDRLLRRMNRQYGRDDFLRLVDLVRGRFDRPALSTDIITGFPGEADADFADTIAVARHAGFMHIHAFPYSPRPGTAAARWTKDHVNGAVARDRVRQLNDLAAEQSLAFRRQFVGETMDVLVERGTPCHGRTGRYFDVQLDDVLDPGDIVNVRIENVGEVTHGTVVRP